The Pseudomonas alkylphenolica genomic sequence GCCGATCATCATGGGGCGCAAGACCTGGGATTCGTTGGGCCGGCCATTGCCTGGGCGTTTGAACCTGGTGGTCAGCCGCCAGCCCGGGCTGCAGCTCGAAGGTGCCGAAGTGTTCGCTTCGCTCGACGAGGCCATGCTGCGCGCCGAGCAGTGGGCGCTGGCGCAGGGTGTCGATGAGCTGATGCTGATTGGTGGCGCGCAGCTGTATACCCAGGCGATTGAGCGTGGCCTGGCGGATCGGCTGTATCTGACGCGGGTCGAATTGAGCCCGGAAGGGGACGCGTGGTTCCCTGAGTTTGATGCGGCGCAGTGGACGTTGGCGTCGAGCCAGGAGAATCCGGCGGAGGGAGAGAAGCCGGCGTATCACTTCGAGGTTTGGGAGAAGGTTTGAAAGCATCGCGGGGCAAGCCCGCTCCCACAGGAGGTTGATGATCTCTGTGGGAGCGGGCTTGCCCCGCGATTTCCTCAGGAATGCGTCAGCTGCGCATGCTCCTGAGTCTCCAGCACTGACTTGTCAGTCTGCTTGAGCATCTGGCTGGTAATCGCCCCCGCCGTCATCGAACCATTCACGTTCAGCGCCGTGCGGCCCATGTCGATCAGCGGTTCAACCGAGATCAGTAACGCCACCAGCTCGACCGGCAAGCCCATGGCCGGCAACACGATCAGCGCGGCGAAAGTCGCACCGCCGCCCACCCCGGCCACGCCGGCCGAACTCAGGGTCACGATGGCCACCAGCGTGGCAATCCACAGCGGATCCAGCGGGTTGATGCCGACGGCCGGAGCCACCATCACCGCCAGCATTGCCGGGTACAGACCGGCACAACCGTTCTGGCCGATGGTCGCGCCGAACGAAGCGGCGAAGCTGGCAATCGACTGCGGAAT encodes the following:
- a CDS encoding dihydrofolate reductase, coding for MKTSLPLSLIAALAENRVIGIDNSMPWHLPGDFKYFKATTLGKPIIMGRKTWDSLGRPLPGRLNLVVSRQPGLQLEGAEVFASLDEAMLRAEQWALAQGVDELMLIGGAQLYTQAIERGLADRLYLTRVELSPEGDAWFPEFDAAQWTLASSQENPAEGEKPAYHFEVWEKV